The Cinclus cinclus chromosome 18, bCinCin1.1, whole genome shotgun sequence genome has a segment encoding these proteins:
- the SNAI1 gene encoding zinc finger protein SNAI1, translating to MPRSFLVKKHFSASKKPNYSELESQAVLAAPLLFETCPLPVIPPPEVLGPGAYYPPLVWDAGLLSSLFPGGPGSEAAAGAAPALDLTALSSEEDEGKSSGPPSPASAPAAAERFRCAQCAKAYSTFAGLSKHKQLHCDAQARKSFSCKYCEKEYVSLGALKMHIRSHTLPCVCKMCGKAFSRPWLLQGHIRTHTGEKPFSCTHCNRAFADRSNLRAHLQTHSDVKKYQCKTCSRTFSRMSLLHKHEETGCSGSR from the exons ATGCCGCGTTCTTTTCTGGTGAAGAAGCACTTCTCGGCCAGCAAGAAACCCAACTACAGCGAGCTGGAGAGCCAGGCCG TGCTGGCCGCCCCGCTGCTGTTCGAGACGTGTCCGCTGCCCGTCATCCCCCCGCCCGAGGTGCTCGGCCCCGGAGCTTACTACCCTCCGCTGGTGTGGGACGCGGGGCTGCTGTCCAGCCTGTTCCCGGGCGGCCCGGGCAGCGAGGCTGCGGCCGGCGCGGCCCCCGCCCTGGACCTGACGGCGCTCTCCAGCGAGGAGGATGAAGGCAAGAGCTCGGGGCCCCCCAGCCCGGCCtcggcccccgccgccgccgagcGCTTCCGCTGTGCCCAGTGTGCCAAGGCGTACTCCACCTTCGCCGGGCTCTCCAAGCACAAGCAATTGCACTGCGACGCCCAGGCCAGGAAATCCTTCAGCTGCAAGTACTGTGAGAAGGAGTACGTGAGCCTGGGGGCTCTCAAGATGCACATCCGGAGCCACACGCTGCCCTGCGTCTGCAAGATGTGCGGGAAGGCCTTCTCCCgaccctggctgctgcagggccaCATCCGGACGCACACTG GTGAAAAGCCCTTTTCCTGTACACACTGCAACCGGGCCTTTGCTGACCGCTCTAATCTCCGTGCCCACCTGCAGACCCATTCAGATGTAAAGAAGTACCAGTGCAAAACCTGCTCCCGGACTTTCTCCCGCATGTCGCTGCTGCACAAGCACGAGGAGACAGGCTGCTCTGGCTCTCGCTGA
- the RNF114 gene encoding E3 ubiquitin-protein ligase RNF114 isoform X3, with amino-acid sequence MTAWDPPPPPFMPSFCTPCLQECLKAKKPVCGVCRSTLSPGSRALDLEKQIETTETTCNGCHKKMFLSKMRSHAASCSKYQNYIMEGVKAVTKEPLHSTRSFPNRFTFPCPYCSEKNFDQEGLVEHCKALHSMDAKQVVCPICASMPWGDPNYRSANFMEHLQRRHRFSYDTFVDYDADEDDMMAQVLMRSLRDK; translated from the exons ATGACAGCCTGGGatcctccacctcctcccttCATGCCCAG CTTCTGCACGCCGTGCCTGCAGGAATGTCTGAAGGCCAAGAAGCCAGTGTGTGGGGTGTGCCGCAGCACCCTgtcccctgggagcagagctctggacTTGGAAAAGCAAATTGAAACGACAGAAACCACTTGCAACGGCTGCCATAAAAAA ATGTTCCTGTCCAAGATGCGCAGCCACGCAGCCTCCTGCTCCAAGTACCAGAACTACATCATGGAAGGGGTGAAAGCTGTTACTAAAGagcccctgcacagcaccag GAGCTTCCCAAATCGCTTCACCTTCCCTTGCCCATACTGCAGTGAGAAGAACTTTGATCAGGAAGGGCTGGTTGAACACTGCAAAGCTTTGCACAGCATGGATGCAAAACAAGTG gtTTGCCCGATTTGTGCCTCAATGCCGTGGGGAGACCCCAATTACAGGAGTGCTAACTTCATGGAGCACCTGCAGAGACGGCACCGCTTTTCCTACGACACCTTTGTG GATTACGATGCTGATGAGGATGATATGATGGCACAGGTTTTGATGCGCTCTCTGCGGGATAAATGA
- the RNF114 gene encoding E3 ubiquitin-protein ligase RNF114 isoform X1 has protein sequence MAAGGPSRPPERRPDPLSRLTCPVCLEVFDSPVRVPCGHVFCTPCLQECLKAKKPVCGVCRSTLSPGSRALDLEKQIETTETTCNGCHKKMFLSKMRSHAASCSKYQNYIMEGVKAVTKEPLHSTRSFPNRFTFPCPYCSEKNFDQEGLVEHCKALHSMDAKQVVCPICASMPWGDPNYRSANFMEHLQRRHRFSYDTFVDYDADEDDMMAQVLMRSLRDK, from the exons ATGGCGGCGGGCGGGCCCTCGCGGCCCCCGGAGCGGCGGCCGGACCCGCTGTCCCGCCTCACCTGCCCCGTGTGCCTGGAGGTGTTCGACAGCCCGGTGCGCGTCCCCTGCGGACACGT CTTCTGCACGCCGTGCCTGCAGGAATGTCTGAAGGCCAAGAAGCCAGTGTGTGGGGTGTGCCGCAGCACCCTgtcccctgggagcagagctctggacTTGGAAAAGCAAATTGAAACGACAGAAACCACTTGCAACGGCTGCCATAAAAAA ATGTTCCTGTCCAAGATGCGCAGCCACGCAGCCTCCTGCTCCAAGTACCAGAACTACATCATGGAAGGGGTGAAAGCTGTTACTAAAGagcccctgcacagcaccag GAGCTTCCCAAATCGCTTCACCTTCCCTTGCCCATACTGCAGTGAGAAGAACTTTGATCAGGAAGGGCTGGTTGAACACTGCAAAGCTTTGCACAGCATGGATGCAAAACAAGTG gtTTGCCCGATTTGTGCCTCAATGCCGTGGGGAGACCCCAATTACAGGAGTGCTAACTTCATGGAGCACCTGCAGAGACGGCACCGCTTTTCCTACGACACCTTTGTG GATTACGATGCTGATGAGGATGATATGATGGCACAGGTTTTGATGCGCTCTCTGCGGGATAAATGA
- the RNF114 gene encoding E3 ubiquitin-protein ligase RNF114 isoform X2, translating into MAAGGPSRPPERRPDPLSRLTCPVCLEVFDSPVRVPCGHVFCTPCLQECLKAKKPVCGVCRSTLSPGSRALDLEKQIETTETTCNGCHKKMFLSKMRSHAASCSKYQNYIMEGVKAVTKEPLHSTRSFPNRFTFPCPYCSEKNFDQEGLVEHCKALHSMDAKQVCPICASMPWGDPNYRSANFMEHLQRRHRFSYDTFVDYDADEDDMMAQVLMRSLRDK; encoded by the exons ATGGCGGCGGGCGGGCCCTCGCGGCCCCCGGAGCGGCGGCCGGACCCGCTGTCCCGCCTCACCTGCCCCGTGTGCCTGGAGGTGTTCGACAGCCCGGTGCGCGTCCCCTGCGGACACGT CTTCTGCACGCCGTGCCTGCAGGAATGTCTGAAGGCCAAGAAGCCAGTGTGTGGGGTGTGCCGCAGCACCCTgtcccctgggagcagagctctggacTTGGAAAAGCAAATTGAAACGACAGAAACCACTTGCAACGGCTGCCATAAAAAA ATGTTCCTGTCCAAGATGCGCAGCCACGCAGCCTCCTGCTCCAAGTACCAGAACTACATCATGGAAGGGGTGAAAGCTGTTACTAAAGagcccctgcacagcaccag GAGCTTCCCAAATCGCTTCACCTTCCCTTGCCCATACTGCAGTGAGAAGAACTTTGATCAGGAAGGGCTGGTTGAACACTGCAAAGCTTTGCACAGCATGGATGCAAAACAA gtTTGCCCGATTTGTGCCTCAATGCCGTGGGGAGACCCCAATTACAGGAGTGCTAACTTCATGGAGCACCTGCAGAGACGGCACCGCTTTTCCTACGACACCTTTGTG GATTACGATGCTGATGAGGATGATATGATGGCACAGGTTTTGATGCGCTCTCTGCGGGATAAATGA
- the SPATA2 gene encoding spermatogenesis-associated protein 2 isoform X2 — protein MDTKYKDDLFRKFRLIKFYEMAENSLRSVKSSSLHCLHNAFNMLETVGINLFLYPWKKEFKNIKTYTGPFVYYVKSALTEDDVRQILNYMGYVQDLGTTFTLKEQVDAIQVKMIAFELFLAKVECEQLLEIHLQVKDKGYSEVDVVNERKNSSEDVRGCSEAMRRRLECKESLNTSMARMVLQKSASERASKDYFKPKVSKPSKSVDAYDSYWESKKPPLMSSLSLRKEPILVDAEDDIKDEIIRPSPSLLAMSSSPHGCSDEYLPTSSHHNGMLRTNVPYSSYFSAQEDLDLYTDPDSRSVLNFKRQDAIKPDVWLLKSDANPVYHKRTHLAKETASSKCQNCGIPCGTSVCQKCDSLFGSRQEYPAVKQSSYSIKALPGDGLSPAAALREKSQYASQTQSQDRAAQFSSKPKPSGTSRCGFCNRSGAAHTCTFCSKVSCDTCLSAYYYDPCCRKSDLHRFLPNNQLNYKSSQLSHVVYR, from the exons ATGGATACAAAATATAAAGACGATTTATTTAGGAA ATTCCGGTTGATAAAATTTTATGAGATGGCTGAAAACTCACTGAGATCTGTGAAATCCTCAAGTTTACATTGTCTCCATAATGCATTCAACATGCTTGAGACAGTTGGAATTAATCTCTTTCTGTACCCCTGGAAAAAGGAGTTCAAAAACATTAAG ACCTACACTGGACCCTTCGTTTATTATGTGAAGTCCGCTCTAACAGAAGATGATGTGAGGCAGATTCTGAACTACATGGGCTACGTCCAGGACCTGGGAACAACGTTCACGCTCaaggagcaggtggatgccatCCAAGTGAAAATGATTGCATTCGAGCTCTTCCTGGCCAAAGTGGAATGTGAGCAGCTTCTGGAGATCCACCTGCAGGTGAAGGATAAGGGTTACTCCGAGGTGGATGTGGTCAACGAGCGCAAGAACAGCAGCGAGGACGTGCGGGGCTGCTCCGAGGCCATGAGGCGGCGCCTGGAGTGCAAGGAGAGCCTGAACACGTCCATGGCTCGCATGGTGCTGCAGAAATCGGCCAGCGAGCGTGCCTCCAAGGACTACTTCAAACCAAAGGTCAGCAAGCCTTCCAAGTCGGTGGATGCATATGACAGTTACTGGGAGAGCAAGAAGCCGCCTCTGATGAGCTCGCTGAGCCTCAGGAAGGAGCCCATCCTGGTGGATGCAGAGGATGACATCAAAGACGAAATTATCCGTCCGTCGCCCTCTCTGCTGGCCATGTCCAGCTCCCCACACGGCTGCTCAGATGAATACTTGCCCACCTCCTCTCATCACAATGGCATGCTAAGAACAAATGTCCCTTACAGCTCCTATTTTTCTGCTCAAGAGGACTTGGATTTATATACCGACCCTGATTCTAGAAGCGTGTTAAACTTTAAAAGGCAGGATGCTATTAAGCCTGATGTATGGCTGTTAAAAAGCGACGCCAACCCCGTTTACCACAAACGCACCCATCTAGCCAAAGAGACAGCTTCCTCCAAGTGCCAGAACTGTGGCATCCCTTGTGGCACTTCTGTTTGCCAGAAGTGTGACAGCCTGTTCGGCTCCAGGCAGGAGTACCCGGCGGTGAAGCAGAGCTCCTACTCCATCAAAGCACTCCCAGGCGATGGCTtgtctcctgcagcagctctgagggagAAATCCCAGTATGCATCCCAGACTCAGAGTCAAGACAGAGCTGCTCAGTTCAGCTCCAAGCCCAAGCCTTCGGGCACCTCGCGCTGTGGCTTCTGCAACCGCTCTGGGGCGGCGCACACGTGCACCTTCTGCTCCAAGGTCTCGTGTGACACCTGCCTCAGCGCCTACTACTACGACCCCTGCTGCAGGAAGAGCGACCTGCACAGGTTCCTGCCCAACAACCAGCTAAACTATAAATCATCCCAGCTGTCCCACGTGGTTTACAGATAG
- the SPATA2 gene encoding spermatogenesis-associated protein 2 isoform X1 yields the protein MDTKYKDDLFRKYVQFHECKLNASDNKQRPINDEYLRVAAAALLCLPKIDPFYRFRLIKFYEMAENSLRSVKSSSLHCLHNAFNMLETVGINLFLYPWKKEFKNIKTYTGPFVYYVKSALTEDDVRQILNYMGYVQDLGTTFTLKEQVDAIQVKMIAFELFLAKVECEQLLEIHLQVKDKGYSEVDVVNERKNSSEDVRGCSEAMRRRLECKESLNTSMARMVLQKSASERASKDYFKPKVSKPSKSVDAYDSYWESKKPPLMSSLSLRKEPILVDAEDDIKDEIIRPSPSLLAMSSSPHGCSDEYLPTSSHHNGMLRTNVPYSSYFSAQEDLDLYTDPDSRSVLNFKRQDAIKPDVWLLKSDANPVYHKRTHLAKETASSKCQNCGIPCGTSVCQKCDSLFGSRQEYPAVKQSSYSIKALPGDGLSPAAALREKSQYASQTQSQDRAAQFSSKPKPSGTSRCGFCNRSGAAHTCTFCSKVSCDTCLSAYYYDPCCRKSDLHRFLPNNQLNYKSSQLSHVVYR from the exons ATGGATACAAAATATAAAGACGATTTATTTAGGAAGTATGTACAGTTCCATGAATGCAAGCTGAATGCCTCTGACAACAAGCAGCGTCCTATTAACGATGAGTACTTGcgagtggcagcagcagccttacTTTGCCTTCCCAAAATTGATCCCTTTTATAGATTCCGGTTGATAAAATTTTATGAGATGGCTGAAAACTCACTGAGATCTGTGAAATCCTCAAGTTTACATTGTCTCCATAATGCATTCAACATGCTTGAGACAGTTGGAATTAATCTCTTTCTGTACCCCTGGAAAAAGGAGTTCAAAAACATTAAG ACCTACACTGGACCCTTCGTTTATTATGTGAAGTCCGCTCTAACAGAAGATGATGTGAGGCAGATTCTGAACTACATGGGCTACGTCCAGGACCTGGGAACAACGTTCACGCTCaaggagcaggtggatgccatCCAAGTGAAAATGATTGCATTCGAGCTCTTCCTGGCCAAAGTGGAATGTGAGCAGCTTCTGGAGATCCACCTGCAGGTGAAGGATAAGGGTTACTCCGAGGTGGATGTGGTCAACGAGCGCAAGAACAGCAGCGAGGACGTGCGGGGCTGCTCCGAGGCCATGAGGCGGCGCCTGGAGTGCAAGGAGAGCCTGAACACGTCCATGGCTCGCATGGTGCTGCAGAAATCGGCCAGCGAGCGTGCCTCCAAGGACTACTTCAAACCAAAGGTCAGCAAGCCTTCCAAGTCGGTGGATGCATATGACAGTTACTGGGAGAGCAAGAAGCCGCCTCTGATGAGCTCGCTGAGCCTCAGGAAGGAGCCCATCCTGGTGGATGCAGAGGATGACATCAAAGACGAAATTATCCGTCCGTCGCCCTCTCTGCTGGCCATGTCCAGCTCCCCACACGGCTGCTCAGATGAATACTTGCCCACCTCCTCTCATCACAATGGCATGCTAAGAACAAATGTCCCTTACAGCTCCTATTTTTCTGCTCAAGAGGACTTGGATTTATATACCGACCCTGATTCTAGAAGCGTGTTAAACTTTAAAAGGCAGGATGCTATTAAGCCTGATGTATGGCTGTTAAAAAGCGACGCCAACCCCGTTTACCACAAACGCACCCATCTAGCCAAAGAGACAGCTTCCTCCAAGTGCCAGAACTGTGGCATCCCTTGTGGCACTTCTGTTTGCCAGAAGTGTGACAGCCTGTTCGGCTCCAGGCAGGAGTACCCGGCGGTGAAGCAGAGCTCCTACTCCATCAAAGCACTCCCAGGCGATGGCTtgtctcctgcagcagctctgagggagAAATCCCAGTATGCATCCCAGACTCAGAGTCAAGACAGAGCTGCTCAGTTCAGCTCCAAGCCCAAGCCTTCGGGCACCTCGCGCTGTGGCTTCTGCAACCGCTCTGGGGCGGCGCACACGTGCACCTTCTGCTCCAAGGTCTCGTGTGACACCTGCCTCAGCGCCTACTACTACGACCCCTGCTGCAGGAAGAGCGACCTGCACAGGTTCCTGCCCAACAACCAGCTAAACTATAAATCATCCCAGCTGTCCCACGTGGTTTACAGATAG